Proteins from a genomic interval of Candidatus Binataceae bacterium:
- a CDS encoding helix-turn-helix domain-containing protein, with amino-acid sequence MEIMTVKELAAYLRVGPNTIYRMVKRRQLPVFFVGGGQRFERTAVDQWISSQVNETTRREG; translated from the coding sequence ATGGAAATCATGACAGTCAAGGAACTGGCGGCTTACCTCAGGGTCGGGCCGAACACGATCTACCGAATGGTAAAACGCCGGCAGTTGCCAGTGTTCTTTGTCGGTGGTGGCCAGCGATTTGAGCGCACCGCCGTCGACCAGTGGATCTCGAGTCAGGTGAACGAAACCACCCGCAGGGAAGGCTAA
- a CDS encoding class I SAM-dependent methyltransferase, with protein sequence MPEESAFLSRTRTWDAFYTEAKVAEFRRRIYLEAFGEEYPADAATDGYITRSELREMVEALHVGQGERIADLGCGRGGPGQWIAAATGAALVGVDFSAVALEQARARARSRNVTGCSYQSGSFQATGLDSLSVDGAISIDVIWAIPDKPAGFAETARVLKPGARFVFTDWERDLSPPGYPAPVNDHRPLLRDAGFEIERHKLWPHADSLRRTFYERMLARQGELMSGLEEKTAESNLREARAWLGLLDGVDYLQHSRRVLVAARKPA encoded by the coding sequence ATGCCGGAAGAATCGGCATTTCTGTCACGAACGCGTACCTGGGATGCCTTCTATACCGAGGCCAAGGTCGCCGAATTTCGTCGCCGCATTTATCTGGAAGCTTTCGGTGAGGAGTATCCGGCAGACGCAGCGACCGACGGTTACATAACGCGCAGCGAACTTCGCGAGATGGTGGAGGCGTTGCACGTTGGCCAAGGCGAGAGAATCGCCGATCTCGGATGTGGTCGCGGCGGACCCGGCCAATGGATTGCGGCGGCCACGGGTGCGGCTCTCGTAGGCGTCGATTTTTCTGCCGTCGCGCTGGAACAGGCACGAGCGCGTGCCCGGTCGCGCAACGTGACCGGCTGCTCGTACCAGAGCGGGAGCTTTCAGGCGACCGGTCTCGACAGCTTAAGCGTCGACGGCGCGATCAGCATCGATGTGATATGGGCAATACCTGATAAGCCGGCTGGCTTTGCCGAGACCGCCCGAGTCCTGAAACCTGGCGCCAGGTTTGTCTTCACCGACTGGGAACGTGACCTGTCTCCGCCCGGCTATCCTGCTCCGGTTAACGACCATCGGCCGCTACTTCGGGACGCGGGTTTCGAAATTGAACGCCACAAACTGTGGCCCCATGCGGACTCTCTGCGCCGCACATTCTACGAGAGAATGCTGGCGCGCCAAGGGGAACTGATGAGCGGGCTGGAGGAAAAGACCGCCGAGTCGAATTTACGTGAAGCCCGCGCCTGGCTGGGGTTGCTTGACGGAGTCGACTACCTGCAGCACAGCCGACGAGTGCTGGTTGCAGCACGCAAACCGGCATGA
- a CDS encoding CHY zinc finger protein: MQLTIGGIPVRGLEIDGRTGCAHYRSELDIIAVKFNCCRTYYCCFYCHELEAGHSARIWPKAEFEEKAVLCGACGAELSIGQYLNCQAVCPACGASFNPRCELHYNLYFEIPALAR; encoded by the coding sequence GTGCAGCTCACGATTGGAGGAATACCGGTGCGAGGGCTCGAGATAGATGGGCGCACGGGCTGCGCGCATTACCGCAGCGAACTCGACATCATCGCGGTGAAATTCAACTGCTGCCGCACATATTATTGCTGCTTCTACTGTCATGAACTGGAAGCAGGCCATTCCGCTCGGATTTGGCCTAAGGCTGAATTCGAAGAGAAAGCAGTGCTGTGCGGCGCGTGCGGGGCTGAGCTGAGCATCGGTCAGTACCTGAATTGCCAGGCGGTTTGTCCGGCGTGTGGCGCGAGCTTCAATCCGCGCTGCGAGCTGCATTACAACTTGTACTTTGAGATACCCGCGCTGGCTCGCTAG